TGACTCTGACCCCGATTCTCCCGCTGACCCCGATTCTCCGCGAGTTTCCCCGAGTCTCTGATCTCCCCCACATGGATCTCGACCTCCTCGTACAGCAGGCCGCGCAGGCAATCGACGCCGGCGATGACGCCGCCGCCATCCGGGCGGTGGAGGCGCTTGGCGCGAATGCCCGGGACTACGCCCCCGCGGTGTGGCAGGTCGCGCGGTTCTACGCGTACAAGGAGGCCTATGGCGAAGCCGCCGAACTCTTCCGGCGCGCGGTGACGCTCGATCCGCGCCTCTCGTCGGTGGCCTTTCGCCTGGGACCGCATACGATCACGCTGCGCGACGTGGAGGGCTCCACGATGCCGGCGCTGGTGCTCGACGAACTCGGCGCCGGCATGTACGGGCTGCGCGAGCGCACGTTTGCACCTGGCGACGTCATCATCGACGTAGGGGCGCACATCGGCGTGGTCTCGATCCTCGTCGCCAAGCGCTTTCCCGACGCACGCATCTACGCGTACGAACCGGCCTCGAGCAACTTCGCGATGCTTCAGGCAAACCTCGAGGCCAATGGCGTGCGCAACGTAGTGGCGGTGCAGGCGGCGGTGGCGGGAGCGCCGGGAACGCTGGAGCTGGCATGGTCACCGTCGCAAACAGCCGGCGCCACGGCCGCGCAGTCGGCGGAGAAGCGCGACGCGCTGATCCGTGAAGGGTGGCGCACCGAGACCGTCCCCTGCGTGACGCTGGACGACGTGTTCGTCGCGCACGGCATCGAGCGCTGCGCCTTCCTCAAGCTCGACTGCGAAGGCGCCGAGTGGGAGATCGTGCGCCGCGCAGCCGCGATCGAACGCGTCACGGCAATGGCGATGGAGTTGCACATCCCGTTCTCTCGTCAGGCAGAGGGTGTGCCCGCGCTGCAGCAGGCGTTCATCGACATCCTCATGGGGCGCTCTCCACGCCCCGACACGGTGGTGTCATCCACGGTGTGGTCGCGCTTCGACTAGAGACGGGTTCACAACTGGTTGTCGCAGTCCCTCCACACAGTCACCTCCCGCCGAGCCCGTCATCCGCGTCGTGTGACCGGATTTTGCATGAGAGCGCGTCATCAGCTGGACTTCTGTCCACCACCGCACATCTCATGCACTCCGGGGGAGGGGATCATGGCACGCGCACGCACCGTGGATTTCGAGGGAGAGGTCGGGACTGGCGGCGTCATCAACCAGGACTTGCCGCAGCCTGGGCAGTACGTTGGGCGACGCATCATCCAGATCGCCGATCTCTCGACCAAGTACTGGCTCGACACCGCCTCGACGCTCGGCACGCCGTGGAGCGAGGCCCTGGGACTCGTGCGCGCCGAGTCGGGGCTGTGGGAGATCGCCAAGCCGGAGAAGCTCACCGCAACATGGTTCGCCAGGCGTCGCAAGATCCCGCGCCGCAGCTCCTCGCGAACCATGCAGCTGGCGGAGATGCGGATCAACCAGAGCGCGCGTGACGCACTGCTGCAACAGGGTTCGCTGGCCTCGTGGGTTCGCTCTCGCGGGCGCGGTACCACCGCCGCCAAGATGTACGACTACGATTCGTCCACGGGGAACACCACGCCTGACACGTCATCGGGAACACCCGAGAAGCCTGACGAGCCAAAAGGCGGCAACGGCGGGACGGTCGACGACGAGACCAACGACTTCCACGACAGCATCGGCGAGTTGCTCGACGGCATCGTCCAGGTCCCCGCTCCCACCTGGGGAGGCGCCGGCAGCACGGCGCCGATCGACGTCGACGAGGCGCCCGTCCCTGCCCTCTTCATCGTGCAGGTCATCGGTATCACCGCCTTCCTGGGAGAGTACGGGCTGGGCAAGACGGTGAAGACGTTCACGCTCCTCCCCGGCGAGACGACGACGATCAGCACGCGCACCTGGCGCGCGACCGAGGAGTCGGTCGCGCTCGCATCGTCGATCATCGATTCGTACACCGAGAGCGCCGCCGATCGCTTCGCCGAAACAGTGATGACGGAGACAACCGACACCGCCACGCAGGAGCAGACGGAGAACTGGCACGCCGAAGCCGAGGTGAAAGGCTCGTTCGGCTTTGGCTCCGCGTCGGTGTCGGGCGGCGGCGGTGGTGAGTACTCGTCGTCGACAGAGGAGTTCGCCAAGTCGGTGGATGAAGCGGTCGCCGAGCACTCGGCCGAGTCGTCGGCACAGCGCGAGAACACGGTCACCTCCAACTCCGAAAGGTCGGAGTCGACGGAAGACGAGGAGGTCATCGAACGCACCATCACCAACATCAACGTGGGGCGCGTCCTCAACTTCACCTTCCGCGAACTCAACCAGGTGTACCTCACGCGGACACACCTGAAAGAAGTGCGCATTGCCTTCTCCAACGGCAACTCCGGAAGCTGGCGCGAGGAGCCGGTGTCCAACATGCGCAAGCTGGTGGCCGAGGTGATCGCCCCGCAGTACGTGGACAGCGTCTGTCAGGACTTGCTCCGTACCATCGCTGTTGCGTTCGACAAGGACGGACTCCCGGTCCCCGTACTCGATCAGGTCGTGCTCACCAACTGCGGCCGGACAGCCACCGTGACCGATGCCACGCCCGACTCCAAGTGCCAGTACCGTGCGCCAACGGAGGATGGAACGCTCTACTATCGCTTCAAGCGCGGGCCGCTCGGGCAACAGGCGAGCGATCCCAACCTCGTCGACGGCGTCCTGCTCAAGGAGCGATCGGTGATCATGTCCACCGACAGCGTGGTGGTGGAGTCGCTGCTGGGCGTGAACTCGTCGCTCGATGCCTACTCCACCGCGCTGCAGAACGAGGCGATCCGTGAGAAGAAGCTGGCCAACGATCGGCAGCAGCTTGCGCACGCCATCGTGTCGGCAAAGGACGCGGAGGCGGCGGCGGTGTACGCGCAGGTGTACGCCCCCGGCGCCGATGACGCGGTGACTCCATGACTCCCCAACCGGCCACGCCGGACACCGCGCTCCAGGTCCCGGCCACGCCTGTCACCCCGTTGTCCAACGCAGCCACGGGGACAAACAACCAGGTGCTGGCCACCGGGGCCACGTCGCCAAAGAAGCGGAAGGGCGGTCGGGTCCTGGTCACCCAGCCATCGCTCTCGTCGGTCGCGGAGGTGCTGTTCGAGCAGACGCAGGGAGTCCCGCCTGACGAGGTGGTCTACGTCGAGTCGGCCGAGCAGTTCCGCGATCGGCTCGCTGAGTACTCCTCGATCGACCACCTGGCCATCCTGCTGCACATGATCGAGGATGAATTGCTCTTCGCGCAGAAGCAGCGCACGCTGGCGGAAACGCAGGTGGTCATCGAGGGGAGCGTCCCACCCATCGCGCGTTGGACGTTCGACGGGTGCGGGATCGGCCGCGGGACCTCGGCGCTGTATGCGTTCGCCGAGCACTTCGGGGTGGCGCGCATGGAAGGGTGGACGCACTACCACCATCTCGAGTCGTGGGGGAAGGTCGTCAGCGGGGTCCCGTCAGCTGCCACGATCGCCGCGCAGCACACGGAACTCGAGCGCGCGGCGAACTTCCTCCCCAAGGGAGACGCTGGCGCCACGTACTCGGCCAGCGAGATGGAGTCGTTGATGCAGCAGGGGACCTCGTTCACGTACCTCAGCGAGTTCTTCACCTACTACGGTGAAGACTCACTCGTATTCGCCAACGTACTGACCGATCCCCGATGGACCGACAGCATCACCGGGCAGCCCGTGCTGCAGCCGTGGGCGGCGGTGCGACATCCCACGGAGGCGTGGTATCCGCGCACGGCGGCGGTCACGCGTGTGGTGTCGTCGCCGCAGGAGGCGAGTGCCTTCGAGCTGTACTTCGACAGCAACCCGCAACTCTATCGGGTGGTGATCATGCCGCCCGCGAAGGTGCCGTGAGGTGAAACGAAGGGCTCCCACTACTTGCGGCACGCATTGGCCGGCTCGTATCGCGCCCACACGGGCTTTCCGTCGGCGGCGGTACGGAAGCCGGCGACCTCGTCGAAGAAGCGGTTGTAGTCCTCGAGCGCCTGCCAGCGTTCGCCTAACGTCCAGCGCGTGGTGAACTGCTGGTCGAGGCAGGTGCACCACGCGCGCATCGGCCGCGTGGCGCCGCGTTCCTGCTCGTGCTGCTCGCACTTGCCGGCGAGCGACGGGGGCCACTCGCCGAGGGCGGGGAGTGCGACGCGGGCACGCTCCGCCTGCAGAGTCGGCAGGCGCAATGCCATGCGACGCATGTTTTCCATGTGTTGCATCACCTGCGGCGACTCGCACCCGCCCTCGAACAGGAGCGCCATGTCCTCGCGCATGGCCACGGCAAAGCGGGGGAGGATGGCCATCTGGCCCATCGCCGCCCCCGGATTGGTGAGCAGGCGCCCCAGCATGTCGAGCAAGCCATCGACGGAGTTGGCCTCGAGCCCCCCGGGCGCCATCGGCAGCGCTTGCGGCGTGTTCTTCTCCCACCAGATGTAGGGATCCACGAAGGCGCGCGGGATCCACGTCGTGTCGCCTCCTGCCGGTTCCCACTCGTTCCCCAGATCGTCGCGCCGGATCGTTTTCGTCACGCGGTACGGGGAGCCAAGGGGGATGAGCCGGCGACAGCGATTGGAGTAGGCGCGGATGGTGCGCGCATACAGGTTGCCGAATTCCCAGTGTGTCGCCGCGTTAGGCCAGTCGCCATCGAAGATGGCGCGGAACTCCGGCCCGAGTGCATAGCGGTCCCACGTGGCCGGAGGGAGATAGTGCAGCCCGGCGGCGGCGAGCAGCCGGCGGCGTTCCGCGTCCCGCGTGCGCGCGCGGGCGCGTCGCCCTTCCAGCTCGGCGGACTCGCGCGCATACATCGCCGCCCGGTACGCGGCGTAGCCCTTCTGCTGGTCGGCAATTCCCTGTTGGACCTTCTGGATGGAAGCGAGCGTGTTGAGGTCGGTCGCGCTCGTGCCGCGCTCCGTCCCGGCGTTCCACTGGAACGGACCGCCCGCCGCGTTGCGCCGGCCGTCCCAGATCTCCTCGGCGGCCGGAACCTCGACCTCCTGCCCGGTGAGGAAGTGGCGCTCGTTGTTCCAGGGGAAACGCGAGTCGGGCTGGCGATCCAGCGTCACCCCCTTGGCGTAGTGATAGATCGTGACGTGCCGATAGCGCTCGCCGCGGTCGCGCAGGAGGGGAACGATGTGCGTGCGGAAGCGTTCCTGCTCGCGGGGCCCATAGCGGGCGACATCGAAGCCCATCGTCCCCTTCTCGCGCGTGTAGTCGAGCACCGGTTCGTCAGGCGCAATGGGGCGGACGATGGCGAAGTACTGATTGGAGCCGCGCTCCCCGAGCCGGTAGATGGCGAGGTCGCCAGCCACCTTCTCCAGCGTTGACCCGGGCCAGCCGCGCTCCTGCAGCGTGGCCGCGCCGCCTAACGGCGCCGCCGCCACCGCAGATGGAGCTGTACTCCTGACGTAGAGCGGGTGCTGCGAGATGATCGGCACCGCGACCAGGTAGCGCGTCCCCGCCTGGGCCCGCACCGGAAAGACGCCCTGCGTGAGCGCCTCACGCACCACCTGCGTGGCCGAGCCCACCACTTGGTTTCCGTAGTTAGCTCGGCGCATCTGCAGGGCAACCGCCTGGGAGGAGATCGCCGCGAAGCCCGCATCCTCGACGAACAACTCGCCCCCCTGCGTGCCGATGCGGACACTGAGCAGGATGCAGCTGTTGCCAGGGATGTCGACCGGGAGCTGGATCGGGGTGGCTGGCGATCGGGCCAGCGGCGCCATGCCGTTGTAGAGCATCGGCGTGCGCAGCGGTGCTTCGCGCTCCAGCGCCTGCTGGATGGTGGGGGCGTTGCAGGGGTGGTCGGGCGACGGCTGCGCGATGGCGGGGAGTGGGAGGAGAGCAGTGGTCGCGCCCAGGGCGATGGCGGCCGACGCGAGGGGGCGGTGCAGGGAGAGGCGGGGCGTGCGGGAGTGCTTTCGTGCGCGAGAGGGGACGCTGGGTGTCAGCACGGTCGCCGCTCCGAGGAGGGTTCCAGAATTGGCGTCAGTAAGATCGGGGTCAAATCGGGGTCAGAGTCAGCGAACCAATTTCTCGCTGACTCTGACCCCAATTTTGCTGACCCCAATTCTGGAGACGCTGGGGCGGGTCTGGCTAGGGATCCCCCCCCATCCACCCCCCCATCCCGCGTGCCGCCAGCCCCAGCAGCGCCACCACGGCACCAACCACGAAGGCGTAGGCGATGATCCAATAGCCT
Above is a genomic segment from Gemmatimonadaceae bacterium containing:
- a CDS encoding FkbM family methyltransferase, encoding MDLDLLVQQAAQAIDAGDDAAAIRAVEALGANARDYAPAVWQVARFYAYKEAYGEAAELFRRAVTLDPRLSSVAFRLGPHTITLRDVEGSTMPALVLDELGAGMYGLRERTFAPGDVIIDVGAHIGVVSILVAKRFPDARIYAYEPASSNFAMLQANLEANGVRNVVAVQAAVAGAPGTLELAWSPSQTAGATAAQSAEKRDALIREGWRTETVPCVTLDDVFVAHGIERCAFLKLDCEGAEWEIVRRAAAIERVTAMAMELHIPFSRQAEGVPALQQAFIDILMGRSPRPDTVVSSTVWSRFD